The following coding sequences are from one Triticum dicoccoides isolate Atlit2015 ecotype Zavitan chromosome 4A, WEW_v2.0, whole genome shotgun sequence window:
- the LOC119286612 gene encoding eukaryotic translation initiation factor 3 subunit B-like, protein MALAISMEAIDARARELGIDLDSVDVDSIALPPGEDFDILRDDEDLLQDEDIPELEMGFANIIVVDNLPVVPPEKYEKLENVLRKIYGQLGVIKEGGLWMPTDPETKKTQGYCFIEFNTPQEAEFAMEKTRGYKLDKSHIFAVNMFDDFEKYMKVPDEWAPAEIKPYTPGENLLKWLTDDKARDQFVIRAGTFTEVYWNDARRAMPELVYQKQYWTDSYIQWSPLGTHLATVHRQGAQVWGGDDKFVRLMRFLHPQLKLIDFSPGEKYLITYSSHEPSNPIDTHRVVLNIFDVRTGKVMREFKGSADDFTTGGNMGVSGVSWPIFRWGGGRDDKYFARLGKNVISVYDTETFALIDKKSLKVENVVDFSWSPTDPIISLFVPELGGGNQPARVSLVQIPGKEEIRQKNLFSVSDCKMYWQNNGEYLAVQVDRYTKTKKSIYTGFELFRIKERDIPIEVFELDNKNDKIIAFAWEPKGHRFAVIHGDGPKPDISFYTMKAVNNNVSRVSKLTTLKGKQANSLFWSPAGRFIVLAGLRGFNGQLEFFNVDDLETMATGEHFMATDIMWDPTGRYLATAVTSVHEMENGFQIWSFNGKQIYKVLKDQFYQFQWRPRPPSLLTPEKEEDITKNLKRYSKKYEQEDQDVHHLLDEEERKRRMRLQEVWEAWVAKWKQLHEEERAFRMQLRGGEDSDKEEEAEYKEIEAEELVDVTEETVAFDLDQE, encoded by the exons ATGGCGCTGGCAATCTCGATGGAAGCCATAGATGCGCGCGCGCGGGAGCTGGGGATCGACCTCGACTCCGTCGACGTCGACTCCATCGCCCTCCCGCCCGGCGAGGACTTCGACATCCTCCG CGACGACGAGGATTTGCTTCAGGATGAAGACATTCCGGAGCTCGAGATGGGTTTTGCAAACATTATTGTGGTGGACAATCTGCCGGTCGTTCCCCCGGAGAAGTACGAGAAGCTGGAGAATGTTTTGCGCAAGATATACGGTCAGCTTGGTGTGATCAAGGAAGGTGGGCTTTGGATGCCCACGGACCCAGAGACCAAGAAGACCCAGGGCTACTGCTTCATTGAGTTTAATACTCCGCAG GAAGCTGAGTTTGCTATGGAAAAAACACGTGGCTACAAACTGGACAAATCTCACATATTTGCTGTTAATATGTTTGATGACTTCGAGAAGTACATGAAAGTTCCTGATGAGTGGGCGCCTGCTGAAATCAAGCCATACACTCCTGGA GAAAATCTTCTCAAGTGGCTAACTGATGATAAGGCCAGAGATCAGTTTGTGATCCGTGCTGGTACGTTCACGGAAGTGTACTGGAATGACGCTAGACGGGCAATGCCTGAGCTTGTGTACCAAAAGCAG TACTGGACGGATAGCTATATTCAATGGTCCCCTCTTGGAACACACTTGGCGACCGTGCATAGGCAGGGCGCGCAGGTGTGGGGTGGTGATGATAAGTTTGTTCGTCTAATGCGCTTTCTTCATCCACAG CTGAAACTCATCGATTTCTCTCCCGGTGAGAAATATTTGATCACTTACAGCAGCCATGAGCCCAGcaaccccatagacacacat AGGGTTGTACTAAATATCTTTGATGTACGGACTGGAAAAGTAATGCGGGAGTTCAAGGGAAGTGCTGATGATTTCACTACTGGTGGAAATATGGGTGTGTCTGGTGTTTCATGGCCTATCTTCAG gtGGGGTGGTGGAAGAGATGATAAGTATTTTGCTAGGCTTGGAAAGAATGTTATATCTGTCTATGATACTGAGACGTTCGCTCTTATTGATAAGAAGTCCTTGAAGGTAGAAAATGTGGTTGACTTCAGTTGGTCTCCCACTGATCCTATCATATCACTCTTTGTGCCTGAATTGGGTGGTGGAAATCAGCCTGCCAGG GTGAGTCTTGTGCAAATTCCGGGCAAAGAGGAGATTCGGCAGAAAAACCTTTTCAGTGTGAGCGACTGCAAAATGTACTGGCAAAACAATGGAGAGTATCTGGCTGTCCAGGTAGACAGGTACACAAAAACAAAGAAGAGCATTTACACTGGGTTCGAGCTGTTCAGAATCAAGGAACGAGACATCCCAATTGAGGTCTTTGAATTGGACAACAAGAATGACAAGATAATTGCCTTTGCATGGGAGCCTAAAGGTCACCGCTTTGCTGTTATTCATGGTGATGGGCCTAAGCCTGATATAAGTTTCTACACCATGAAAGCAGTCAACAATAATGTTAGTCGTGTGTCCAAGCTCACCACACTCAAGGGCAAGCAGGCCAATTCATTGTTCTGGTCTCCTGCTGGGCGTTTCATTGTTCTGGCAGGGCTGAGGGGTTTCAATGGCCAGCTGGAGTTCTTCAACGTTGATGATCTTGAGACCATGGCGACAGGAGAACATTTTATGGCGACTGACATCATGTGGGATCCTACTGGAAG ATATCTCGCAACTGCAGTTACCTCGGTTCATGAGATGGAAAATGGTTTCCAAATCTGGTCCTTCAATGGCAAGCAAATTTACAAGGTTTTAAAGGATCAATTCTATCAG TTCCAATGGCGCCCAAGGCCACCGTCGCTACTTactccggagaaggaggaggacatcaCAAAGAACCTCAAGCGGTACAGCAAGAAGTACGAACAAGAGGATCAGGACGTGCACCACCTTTTGGACGAGGAGGAGCGCAAGAGACGGATGCGGCTTCAAGAGGTGTGGGAAGCATGGGTCGCCAAGTGGAAGCAGCTGCACGAGGAGGAGCGAGCATTCAGGATGCAGCTTAGGGGCGGGGAGGACAGCGACAAGGAAGAAGAGGCGGAATACAAGGAGATTGAGGCGGAGGAGCTGGTTGATGTCACAGAAGAAACCGTTGCCTTTGACCTGGACCAGGAGTGA
- the LOC119286614 gene encoding endonuclease III homolog 1, chloroplastic-like isoform X2, whose product MPFQLHLLPSRIGLFSSISAMSSSRRASRLTRASRPELSPAESAREVKREPGVSFDYSKSEMNSVKRKRLNRVLEVKEELPKKQVGIVPDIEDFRYVKTGAKMSVTAKRVPASSNKNSSPGVKEVKCEPSVSFDYSKSEMNSVERKRLNRVLEVNDEHPKQVGAVPDIDDFRYVKTEAKTAVSTKRVPASSNKNSSPVRLEKKIRVSSVVKVEAPENWEAVLEGIKNIRLSGQAPVDTKGCEKAGSLLPPKERRFAVLISTMMSSQTKDEVTHAAVERLGENGLLDPDAIVRTDEATLANLIKPVGFYQRKAQFIKEASRICLERFGGDIPDTLTDLLALKGVGPKMAHLVMSIAWKNTQGICVDTHVHRISNRLGWVFREGTKQKTTTPEQTRMSLEKWLPKDEWEPINPLLVGFGQTICTPLRPKCGSCGINTICPSAFKEASSPNPKQKKRGLGPT is encoded by the exons ATGCCCTTTCAGTTGCATCTCCTCCCGTCCCGCATTGGCCTCTTCTCGTCGATCTCCGCCATGTCCAGCTCGCGGCGCGCCTCCAGGCTCACCCGCGCATCCCGCCCGGAGCTCAGCCCAGCTGAAA GTGCAAGGGAAGTGAAGCGTGAACCCGGTGTTTCTTTTGACTACTCCAAGTCTGAAATGAATTCCGTCAAGAGGAAAAGGCTGAACCGTGTGCTTGAAGTAAAGGAGGAGCTTCCTAAGAAGCAG GTTGGTATTGTTCCTGACATCGAAGATTTTCGATATGTGAAGACCGGGGCAAAAATGTCAGTAACTGCAAAGAGGGTACCAGCATCATCAAATAAGAACAGTTCACCAG GTGTAAAGGAAGTGAAGTGTGAACCCAGTGTTTCTTTTGACTACTCCAAGTCTGAAATGAATTCCGTGGAGAGGAAAAGGCTGAACCGTGTGCTTGAAGTAAATGACGAGCATCCTAAGCAG GTTGGTGCTGTTCCTGACATTGATGATTTTCGATATGTAAAGACCGAGGCAAAAACAGCAGTATCTACAAAGAGGGTACCAGCATCATCAAATAAGAACAGTTCACCAG TCAGGTTGGAGAAAAAGATCAGAGTTTCATCTGTTGTGAAAGTGGAAG CTCCAGAAAATTGGGAAGCAGTTCTTGAAGGTATTAAAAACATTAGGTTATCTGGCCAGGCCCCCGTAGATACAAAGGGCTGTGAAAAGGCTGGTTCTCTTCTTCCACCCAAG GAAAGAAGGTTTGCAGTTCTTATATCAACAATGATGTCAAGCCAGACAAAAGATGAAGTTACTCATG CTGCTGTGGAGCGTCTCGGTGAGAACGGTTTACTTGACCCTGATGCTATCGTCAGAACAGATGAGGCCACACTGGCAAATCTTATCAAACCT GTTGGATTCTATCAGAGGAAGGCCCAATTCATAAAAGAAGCTTCCAGAATTTGCCTTGAGCGATTTGGAGGAGATATTCCAGATACTTTGACTGATCTGCTTGCTTTGAAAGGAGTTGGTCCTAAAATGGCTCATCTG GTGATGAGCATTGCATGGAAGAATACTCAAGGAATCTGTGTGGAcactcatgtgcatcgcatttctaACCGTCTTGGATGGGTCTTCCGAGAAGGAACAAAGCAG AAAACTACTACACCAGAACAGACAAGGATGTCTCTTGAGAAGTGGCTGCCCAAGGATGAGTGGGAGCCGATAAACCCACTACTG GTTGGATTTGGTCAGACAATCTGTACGCCGCTGAGGCCCAAATGCGGCAGCTGTGGCATAAACACCATTTGCCCATCAGCTTTTAAGGAAGCGTCAAGTCCCAATCCGAAGCAAAAGAAGCGAGGTCTAGGTCCAACCTAG
- the LOC119286614 gene encoding endonuclease III homolog 1, chloroplastic-like isoform X3: protein MPFQLHLLPSRIGLFSSISAMSSSRRASRLTRASRPELSPAESAREVKREPGVSFDYSKSEMNSVKRKRLNRVLEVKEELPKKQVGIVPDIEDFRYVKTGAKMSVTAKRVPASSNKNSSPVRLEKKIRVSSVVKVEVAAPENWEAVLEGIKNIRLSGQAPVDTKGCEKAGSLLPPKERRFAVLISTMMSSQTKDEVTHAAVERLGENGLLDPDAIVRTDEATLANLIKPVGFYQRKAQFIKEASRICLERFGGDIPDTLTDLLALKGVGPKMAHLVMSIAWKNTQGICVDTHVHRISNRLGWVFREGTKQKTTTPEQTRMSLEKWLPKDEWEPINPLLVGFGQTICTPLRPKCGSCGINTICPSAFKEASSPNPKQKKRGLGPT, encoded by the exons ATGCCCTTTCAGTTGCATCTCCTCCCGTCCCGCATTGGCCTCTTCTCGTCGATCTCCGCCATGTCCAGCTCGCGGCGCGCCTCCAGGCTCACCCGCGCATCCCGCCCGGAGCTCAGCCCAGCTGAAA GTGCAAGGGAAGTGAAGCGTGAACCCGGTGTTTCTTTTGACTACTCCAAGTCTGAAATGAATTCCGTCAAGAGGAAAAGGCTGAACCGTGTGCTTGAAGTAAAGGAGGAGCTTCCTAAGAAGCAG GTTGGTATTGTTCCTGACATCGAAGATTTTCGATATGTGAAGACCGGGGCAAAAATGTCAGTAACTGCAAAGAGGGTACCAGCATCATCAAATAAGAACAGTTCACCAG TCAGGTTGGAGAAAAAGATCAGAGTTTCATCTGTTGTGAAAGTGGAAG TTGCAGCTCCAGAAAATTGGGAAGCAGTTCTTGAAGGTATTAAAAACATTAGGTTATCTGGCCAGGCCCCCGTAGATACAAAGGGCTGTGAAAAGGCTGGTTCTCTTCTTCCACCCAAG GAAAGAAGGTTTGCAGTTCTTATATCAACAATGATGTCAAGCCAGACAAAAGATGAAGTTACTCATG CTGCTGTGGAGCGTCTCGGTGAGAACGGTTTACTTGACCCTGATGCTATCGTCAGAACAGATGAGGCCACACTGGCAAATCTTATCAAACCT GTTGGATTCTATCAGAGGAAGGCCCAATTCATAAAAGAAGCTTCCAGAATTTGCCTTGAGCGATTTGGAGGAGATATTCCAGATACTTTGACTGATCTGCTTGCTTTGAAAGGAGTTGGTCCTAAAATGGCTCATCTG GTGATGAGCATTGCATGGAAGAATACTCAAGGAATCTGTGTGGAcactcatgtgcatcgcatttctaACCGTCTTGGATGGGTCTTCCGAGAAGGAACAAAGCAG AAAACTACTACACCAGAACAGACAAGGATGTCTCTTGAGAAGTGGCTGCCCAAGGATGAGTGGGAGCCGATAAACCCACTACTG GTTGGATTTGGTCAGACAATCTGTACGCCGCTGAGGCCCAAATGCGGCAGCTGTGGCATAAACACCATTTGCCCATCAGCTTTTAAGGAAGCGTCAAGTCCCAATCCGAAGCAAAAGAAGCGAGGTCTAGGTCCAACCTAG
- the LOC119286614 gene encoding endonuclease III homolog 1, chloroplastic-like isoform X4 — protein MPFQLHLLPSRIGLFSSISAMSSSRRASRLTRASRPELSPAESAREVKREPGVSFDYSKSEMNSVKRKRLNRVLEVKEELPKKQVGIVPDIEDFRYVKTGAKMSVTAKRVPASSNKNSSPVRLEKKIRVSSVVKVEAPENWEAVLEGIKNIRLSGQAPVDTKGCEKAGSLLPPKERRFAVLISTMMSSQTKDEVTHAAVERLGENGLLDPDAIVRTDEATLANLIKPVGFYQRKAQFIKEASRICLERFGGDIPDTLTDLLALKGVGPKMAHLVMSIAWKNTQGICVDTHVHRISNRLGWVFREGTKQKTTTPEQTRMSLEKWLPKDEWEPINPLLVGFGQTICTPLRPKCGSCGINTICPSAFKEASSPNPKQKKRGLGPT, from the exons ATGCCCTTTCAGTTGCATCTCCTCCCGTCCCGCATTGGCCTCTTCTCGTCGATCTCCGCCATGTCCAGCTCGCGGCGCGCCTCCAGGCTCACCCGCGCATCCCGCCCGGAGCTCAGCCCAGCTGAAA GTGCAAGGGAAGTGAAGCGTGAACCCGGTGTTTCTTTTGACTACTCCAAGTCTGAAATGAATTCCGTCAAGAGGAAAAGGCTGAACCGTGTGCTTGAAGTAAAGGAGGAGCTTCCTAAGAAGCAG GTTGGTATTGTTCCTGACATCGAAGATTTTCGATATGTGAAGACCGGGGCAAAAATGTCAGTAACTGCAAAGAGGGTACCAGCATCATCAAATAAGAACAGTTCACCAG TCAGGTTGGAGAAAAAGATCAGAGTTTCATCTGTTGTGAAAGTGGAAG CTCCAGAAAATTGGGAAGCAGTTCTTGAAGGTATTAAAAACATTAGGTTATCTGGCCAGGCCCCCGTAGATACAAAGGGCTGTGAAAAGGCTGGTTCTCTTCTTCCACCCAAG GAAAGAAGGTTTGCAGTTCTTATATCAACAATGATGTCAAGCCAGACAAAAGATGAAGTTACTCATG CTGCTGTGGAGCGTCTCGGTGAGAACGGTTTACTTGACCCTGATGCTATCGTCAGAACAGATGAGGCCACACTGGCAAATCTTATCAAACCT GTTGGATTCTATCAGAGGAAGGCCCAATTCATAAAAGAAGCTTCCAGAATTTGCCTTGAGCGATTTGGAGGAGATATTCCAGATACTTTGACTGATCTGCTTGCTTTGAAAGGAGTTGGTCCTAAAATGGCTCATCTG GTGATGAGCATTGCATGGAAGAATACTCAAGGAATCTGTGTGGAcactcatgtgcatcgcatttctaACCGTCTTGGATGGGTCTTCCGAGAAGGAACAAAGCAG AAAACTACTACACCAGAACAGACAAGGATGTCTCTTGAGAAGTGGCTGCCCAAGGATGAGTGGGAGCCGATAAACCCACTACTG GTTGGATTTGGTCAGACAATCTGTACGCCGCTGAGGCCCAAATGCGGCAGCTGTGGCATAAACACCATTTGCCCATCAGCTTTTAAGGAAGCGTCAAGTCCCAATCCGAAGCAAAAGAAGCGAGGTCTAGGTCCAACCTAG
- the LOC119286614 gene encoding endonuclease III homolog 1, chloroplastic-like isoform X1: MPFQLHLLPSRIGLFSSISAMSSSRRASRLTRASRPELSPAESAREVKREPGVSFDYSKSEMNSVKRKRLNRVLEVKEELPKKQVGIVPDIEDFRYVKTGAKMSVTAKRVPASSNKNSSPGVKEVKCEPSVSFDYSKSEMNSVERKRLNRVLEVNDEHPKQVGAVPDIDDFRYVKTEAKTAVSTKRVPASSNKNSSPVRLEKKIRVSSVVKVEVAAPENWEAVLEGIKNIRLSGQAPVDTKGCEKAGSLLPPKERRFAVLISTMMSSQTKDEVTHAAVERLGENGLLDPDAIVRTDEATLANLIKPVGFYQRKAQFIKEASRICLERFGGDIPDTLTDLLALKGVGPKMAHLVMSIAWKNTQGICVDTHVHRISNRLGWVFREGTKQKTTTPEQTRMSLEKWLPKDEWEPINPLLVGFGQTICTPLRPKCGSCGINTICPSAFKEASSPNPKQKKRGLGPT, encoded by the exons ATGCCCTTTCAGTTGCATCTCCTCCCGTCCCGCATTGGCCTCTTCTCGTCGATCTCCGCCATGTCCAGCTCGCGGCGCGCCTCCAGGCTCACCCGCGCATCCCGCCCGGAGCTCAGCCCAGCTGAAA GTGCAAGGGAAGTGAAGCGTGAACCCGGTGTTTCTTTTGACTACTCCAAGTCTGAAATGAATTCCGTCAAGAGGAAAAGGCTGAACCGTGTGCTTGAAGTAAAGGAGGAGCTTCCTAAGAAGCAG GTTGGTATTGTTCCTGACATCGAAGATTTTCGATATGTGAAGACCGGGGCAAAAATGTCAGTAACTGCAAAGAGGGTACCAGCATCATCAAATAAGAACAGTTCACCAG GTGTAAAGGAAGTGAAGTGTGAACCCAGTGTTTCTTTTGACTACTCCAAGTCTGAAATGAATTCCGTGGAGAGGAAAAGGCTGAACCGTGTGCTTGAAGTAAATGACGAGCATCCTAAGCAG GTTGGTGCTGTTCCTGACATTGATGATTTTCGATATGTAAAGACCGAGGCAAAAACAGCAGTATCTACAAAGAGGGTACCAGCATCATCAAATAAGAACAGTTCACCAG TCAGGTTGGAGAAAAAGATCAGAGTTTCATCTGTTGTGAAAGTGGAAG TTGCAGCTCCAGAAAATTGGGAAGCAGTTCTTGAAGGTATTAAAAACATTAGGTTATCTGGCCAGGCCCCCGTAGATACAAAGGGCTGTGAAAAGGCTGGTTCTCTTCTTCCACCCAAG GAAAGAAGGTTTGCAGTTCTTATATCAACAATGATGTCAAGCCAGACAAAAGATGAAGTTACTCATG CTGCTGTGGAGCGTCTCGGTGAGAACGGTTTACTTGACCCTGATGCTATCGTCAGAACAGATGAGGCCACACTGGCAAATCTTATCAAACCT GTTGGATTCTATCAGAGGAAGGCCCAATTCATAAAAGAAGCTTCCAGAATTTGCCTTGAGCGATTTGGAGGAGATATTCCAGATACTTTGACTGATCTGCTTGCTTTGAAAGGAGTTGGTCCTAAAATGGCTCATCTG GTGATGAGCATTGCATGGAAGAATACTCAAGGAATCTGTGTGGAcactcatgtgcatcgcatttctaACCGTCTTGGATGGGTCTTCCGAGAAGGAACAAAGCAG AAAACTACTACACCAGAACAGACAAGGATGTCTCTTGAGAAGTGGCTGCCCAAGGATGAGTGGGAGCCGATAAACCCACTACTG GTTGGATTTGGTCAGACAATCTGTACGCCGCTGAGGCCCAAATGCGGCAGCTGTGGCATAAACACCATTTGCCCATCAGCTTTTAAGGAAGCGTCAAGTCCCAATCCGAAGCAAAAGAAGCGAGGTCTAGGTCCAACCTAG
- the LOC119286613 gene encoding ATP-dependent Clp protease ATP-binding subunit ClpA homolog CD4B, chloroplastic-like — MSALAGHRRDFHTPPVTLTPASVFSVGGGFGPSSSSSRGSSSRGRRRLVARAMFESFTGKAIRVIMLAQEESRRLGHHTVGSEQILLGLVGEGTGIAAKVLRSAGLNLKDARAEVEKVLGRGPGLIPIKIPFTASAKKVIESSTEESRQLGHNYIGTEHLLLGLIREDDGAAAIVLKNFQADLGDIRNEVIKMITDMSEDQTVGASVGGGSSGAKMPTLEEYGTNLTKLAQEGKLDPVVGRNKQIERVLQILGRRTKNNPCLIGEPGVGKTAIAEGLAQRIATGDVPETVEGKTVITLDMGLLVAGTKYRGEFEERLKKLMEEIKQNGDIILFLDEVHTLVGAGAAEGAIDAANILKPALARGELQCLGATTIDEYRKHIEKDPALERRFQPVKVPEPTVDETIGILKGLRERYEIHHKLRYSDEALIAAAQLSYQYISDRFLPDKAIDLVDEAGSLVRLRHAKLPDEAKDLDKKLKEITRQKNDAIRSQEFETAGELRREELELKTQIMSLVDKSKEVSKAEMESGASAGPMVTEADIQRIVASWTSVPVEKVSVDESSRLLKMEETLHGRVIGQDEAVRAIGRAIRRARVGLRNPNRPVASFIFAGPTGVGKSELAKALATSYYGSEEAMVRLDMSEFMERHTVAKLIGSPPGYVGYTEGGQLTEAVRRRPYTVVLLDEIEKAHPDVFNLMLQIMEDGRLTDSRGRTVDFKNTLIIMTSNVGSSVIEKGGKQLGFDHDDGEARSSYGRIKSLVDEEMKQYFRPEFLNRLDEMIVFRQLTKMEVKEIAIIMLAEVTGRMKAKGIELMVTENFKDLVVEEGYDPSYGARPLRRAIMRLLEDKLADKMLAEDVKEGDYVIIDADPMGNVAVLSRHSDSPEDQPLAFPA; from the exons ATGTCAGCGCTCGCCGGCCACCGGCGAGATTTTCACACCCCTCCGGTCACGCTCACGCCCGCGTCCGTGTTCTCCGTCGGCGGCGGATTCgggccatcgtcgtcgtcgtcccgcgGGTCGTCATCGAGGGGCCGACGTCGCCTCGTCGCCAGGGCCATGTTCGAGAGCTTCACCGGGAAGGCCATCAGGGTGATCATGCTGGCGCAGGAGGAGTCGCGGCGCCTCGGGCACCACACGGTCGGCAGCGAGCAGATCCTCCTGGGCCTCGTCGGAGAGGGCACCGGCATCGCCGCCAAGGTGCTCAGGTCCGCCGGGCTGAACCTCAAGGACGCCCGCGCCGAGGTGGAGAAGGTCCTCGGGAGGGGCCCTGGCCTCATCCCCATCAAGATCCCCTTCACCGCGTCGGCCAAGAAGGTGATCGAGTCCTCGACCGAAGAATCGCGCCAGCTAG GGCATAACTACATTGGAACGGAGCACTTGCTTCTTGGGTTGATCCGTGAGGATGATGGTGCGGCAGCCATTGTACTCAAGAACTTTCAGGCTGATCTCGGTGACATACGCAACGAG GTTATCAAAATGATTACCGACATGTCTGAAGATCAAACTGTCGGTGCCAGCGTTGGGGGCGGAAGCAGTGGAGCCAAGATGCCAACACTGGAGGAGTATGGGACTAATCTGACAAAATTAGCACAGGAG GGGAAGCTAGACCCCGTCGTCGGAAGGAACAAGCAGATCGAGCGCGTGCTGCAGATTTTGGGGAGACGAACAAAGAACAATCCCTGCCTAATTGGAGAACCCGGTGTTGGAAAGACGGCTATCGCGGAAGGCCTTGCGCAGCGCATTGCCACCGGGGATGTGCCTGAAACAGTTGAAGGGAAAACG GTTATCACCCTTGATATGGGACTTCTTGTTGCCGGGACCAAATACCGTGGAGAGTTCGAAGAAAGGTTGAAGAAACTGATGGAAGAGATCAAGCAGAATGGAGACATAATACTTTTCCTTGATGAAGTCCACACTCTGGTGGGAGCAGGAGCAGCAGAAGGTGCTATTGACGCTGCTAACATTCTGAAGCCAGCGTTGGCGAGAGGCGAACTTCAG TGTCTTGGAGCCACTACAATCGACGAATACAGGAAGCACATTGAGAAAGACCCTGCGCTGGAGAGGCGCTTCCAACCCGTGAAAGTTCCGGAGCCCACAGTTGATGAAACCATAGGAATCCTCAAGGGGCTCCGGGAGCGATACGAGATCCACCACAAACTCCGATATAGCGACGAAGCGCTGATTGCCGCTGCCCAGCTCTCATACCAATACATCAG TGATCGTTTCCTCCCAGACAAAGCAATCGACCTGGTTGATGAGGCAGGATCTCTTGTCAGGCTACGCCATGCCAAG CTACCTGACGAAGCTAAAGATCTCGACAAGAAGCTCAAGGAAATCACCAGACAGAAGAACGACGCCATCCGCTCCCAGGAATTCGAGACG GCCGGAGAGCTTCGCAGAGAAGAGCTGGAGCTCAAGACCCAGATCATGTCGCTGGTGGACAAGAGCAAGGAGGTGAGCAAGGCGGAGATGGAGTCGGGAGCGTCGGCCGGCCCAATGGTGACGGAGGCGGACATCCAGCGCATTGTTGCGTCATGGACCAGCGTCCCCGTGGAGAAGGTCTCCGTTGACGAGTCCAGCCGGCTCCTCAAGATGGAGGAGACCCTGCACGGGCGCGTCATCGGCCAGGACGAGGCCGTGCGGGCCATAGGCCGCGCCATCCGCCGCGCGCGCGTCGGGCTCAGGAACCCCAACCGGCCGGTGGCCAGCTTCATATTCGCCGGCCCGACGGGCGTGGGCAAGTCGGAGCTGGCCAAGGCGCTGGCAACCAGCTACTACGGCTCGGAAGAGGCCATGGTCCGGCTGGACATGAGCGAGTTCATGGAGCGGCACACGGTGGCCAAGCTCATCGGCTCCCCTCCCGGCTACGTCGGGTACACGGAGGGCGGGCAGCTGACGGAGGCCGTCCGGCGGCGGCCCTACACCGTGGTCCTCCTGGACGAGATCGAGAAGGCGCACCCGGACGTGTTCAACCTGATGCTGCAGATCATGGAGGACGGCCGGCTGACGGACAGCAGGGGGCGGACGGTGGACTTCAAGAACACGCTCATCATCATGACCTCCAACGTCGGCAGCAGCGTGATCGAGAAGGGCGGGAAGCAGCTGGGCTTCGACCACGACGACGGCGAGGCCCGCAGCAGCTACGGCAGGATCAAGAGCCTGGTGGACGAGGAGATGAAGCAGTACTTCCGGCCAGAGTTCCTGAACCGGCTCGACGAGATGATCGTGTTCCGGCAGCTCACCAAGATGGAGGTCAAGGAGATCGCCATCATCATGCTGGCGGAGGTGACCGGCCGGATGAAGGCCAAGGGGATCGAGCTGATGGTGACAGAGAACTTCAAGGATCTGGTTGTGGAGGAAGGCTACGACCCCAGCTACGGCGCCCGGCCGCTGAGGAGGGCCATCATGAGGCTGCTTGAGGACAAGCTCGCGGACAAGATGCTCGCCGAGGATGTCAAGGAGGGAGACTATGTGATCATCGACGCCGACCCGATGGGTAACGTCGCCGTCCTCAGCCGGCACAGCGACTCGCCGGAGGACCAGCCGCTGGCGTTTCCTGCCTAG